In the genome of Dyadobacter fermentans DSM 18053, the window GACATCGCGGCCAAAAACAAGGTATATTGCGGCTATCACGGCCACACGCAGCAAACCCCGACATGGTGGGACACCGCGCTCGGTCAGTCGAAATACAATGCGATGAACTTTGATATGGGTCATTATGTAGCCGCCGGTTTCGATCCGTTCCCATTACTGGAAGCGAAGCACGACCACATCGTAAGCATGCACGTGAAAGACCGCAAAAACAAGCAGAACGGCGGCGCCAACCTGCCGTGGGGCCAGGGCGATACCCCCATCGTAGCCGTGCTGGAAACGATGCGCGCCAAAAAATACAAGTTCCCGGCTACCATCGAACTGGAATATGAAATCCCGGCCGGCTCGGATGCGTTGAAAGAAACCGCTAAATGCGTCGAATTCGCGCGGAAGGCACTGGGAGCGTAATTTTTTGATACAAAACTGAAACGGGTCGTGGAGCACTGTGCTTCACGACCCGTTTCAGTTACTCAGCATGCTATAAATGGATTGATGATGGTCAGCTTGCCTTCGACTACGAGTTGATGCTACATATCTTCAGAATAAAGCTATTCAGAGTAATTGGCCTCGTCTCGATCGAATTTGAATTTTGACAGATCGACGCGAGGAAACCTCGAATATCTTTCGTGAATATCCTCCAACGAAGCTGGCCTACGAGGTTTTTCTATCCGTTCAACCACCGCAGTAACTTTGATATTCTTCCCGACGAAGTCAGAAGGAAGCTCAATCGTCACCGACGTGGTCTTGGGGGTGATGTTTTTCGTGAACATAGTAGTGTGGTTTTGTGTAATCAAATCTAAAAAATTTCCTCTAAAAATTTTTTCGTACGAAAAATTTCCTACCTTTGGTCGGTTGATTGAAAAACTTGCAAATGGAACCTACAAAATCAGAACTGGAAATACTGCAGGTGCTTTGGGAACATGGGCCGTCGACGGTGCGGTTTGTGAATGATAAGCTCAATGAAGAGAAGCGGGCGGTGCAGTATTCGTCCACGTTAAAACTCATGCAGATCATGGCCGAAAAGGGCATTGTGATGCGCGATGAGAGCAGTATGAAGCATATTTACAGCCCCGCAGAACCCGAGGATAAGACAAAATCCGCACTGCTCGAACGCTTCGTGGATTCGATGTACAAGGGCTCGGCGTCGAGCCTGGTGATGCAGCTTTTTGGTAACAAAAACACTTCCGCCGAGGAGCTGAGCGAGATCAAGGATTTTCTGAAAAGTTTGGATCAGTAATTATCAAACGACACAAACCGGTTAGCCATGAATTGGAACTTCATTGATCAGCCCGCCGCACGCCAATGGGTGGAAGCCATGTGCCTCATGCTCATGCATTCGCTCT includes:
- a CDS encoding BlaI/MecI/CopY family transcriptional regulator gives rise to the protein MEPTKSELEILQVLWEHGPSTVRFVNDKLNEEKRAVQYSSTLKLMQIMAEKGIVMRDESSMKHIYSPAEPEDKTKSALLERFVDSMYKGSASSLVMQLFGNKNTSAEELSEIKDFLKSLDQ